The following proteins are co-located in the Pseudomonas sp. ATCC 13867 genome:
- the nrdD gene encoding anaerobic ribonucleoside-triphosphate reductase — MTANQLPESQRQRCEVWTRVMGYHRPVTAFNAGKQSEHRERRHFRETR; from the coding sequence ATGACCGCGAACCAACTGCCCGAAAGCCAGCGCCAACGCTGCGAGGTATGGACCCGCGTGATGGGCTATCACCGCCCGGTGACGGCATTCAACGCCGGCAAGCAATCCGAGCACCGCGAACGCCGTCACTTCCGCGAGACGCGATGA
- a CDS encoding anaerobic ribonucleoside-triphosphate reductase activating protein, whose protein sequence is MSSVLRVGGLVPLTTLDYPGLLACVLFCQGCAWRCRYCHNPELIPPRGEAEIHWDDILAFLRRRQGLLQAVVFSGGEATLQAALPSAMASVHELGFRTGLHSAGIRPDAFSRALPHADWVGFDVKGLAEDMDAITGVKRSGPANWRSLELLLESGVGYECRTTVHWQLFDLERLRQLATQLRGRGVENFVVQLARSGRQLDPELIATPAPQGAIDLWRELYALFPSFELRDA, encoded by the coding sequence ATGAGCAGTGTGCTCAGGGTCGGGGGCCTCGTGCCCCTGACCACCCTCGACTATCCCGGCCTGCTCGCCTGCGTGCTGTTCTGCCAGGGCTGCGCCTGGCGCTGCCGCTACTGCCACAACCCGGAGCTGATTCCGCCGCGCGGCGAAGCGGAGATCCACTGGGACGACATCCTGGCCTTCCTGCGACGACGCCAGGGCCTGTTGCAGGCAGTGGTGTTCAGCGGCGGTGAGGCGACGCTGCAAGCCGCGCTGCCGAGTGCGATGGCCAGCGTGCACGAACTGGGTTTCCGCACGGGCCTGCACAGCGCCGGCATCCGCCCGGACGCCTTCTCGCGGGCGCTGCCCCATGCCGACTGGGTCGGCTTCGACGTGAAGGGACTGGCCGAGGACATGGATGCGATCACCGGCGTCAAACGCAGCGGGCCCGCCAACTGGCGCAGCCTGGAGCTGTTGCTGGAGAGCGGCGTTGGCTACGAGTGCCGCACGACTGTGCACTGGCAATTGTTCGACTTGGAGCGCCTGCGCCAACTGGCGACGCAGTTACGCGGCAGGGGAGTGGAAAACTTCGTCGTGCAGTTGGCTCGCAGTGGTCGGCAGCTCGATCCCGAACTGATCGCCACGCCGGCGCCCCAAGGCGCCATCGATCTCTGGCGGGAGCTTTATGCGCTGTTTCCATCCTTCGAACTGCGTGATGCCTGA
- a CDS encoding ribonucleoside triphosphate reductase, whose protein sequence is MPLTRTAPLPASLRKRNGASAAFDASKIERAIAAAGEASGEFTAPHAGELTRRVLARLPARNDLDVEQVQDVVERALMEAGHYPTARAYIVYRERHGRLRRERKTLVDVAASMNEYLSREDWRVRANANQGYSLGGLILNVSGKVTANYWLDEVYSEGIAVAHREADLHIHDLDMLAGYCAGWSLRTLLSEGLNGVPGRVEAGPPKHLSSALGQMVNFLGTLQNEWAGAQAFSSFDTYLAPYVRNDSLSYQQVRQALQEFIYNLNVPSRWGTQTPFTNLTFDWVCPEDLREQIPYVGGVEMPFAYGELQAEMDLINRAYIEVMQAGDAHGRVFTFPIPTYNITHDFPWDSDNATRLFEMTARYGLPYFQNFLNSDMQPNQVRSMCCRLQLDVRELLKRGNGLFGSAEQTGSLGVVTINCGRLGYRHRGDLVGLYRQLDYLLELAFDSLEVKRKVIQQHMDAGLYPYTKRYLGTLRNHFSTIGVNGLHEMLRNFTEDREGLHTEAGRQMALELLDHVRARLVRFQEDSGHLYNLEATPAEGTTYRFAREDQKRHPDILQAGTPEAPYYTNSSQLPVGLTDDPFEALELQDALQCKYTGGTVLHLYMAERISSAEACKTLVRTALGRFRLPYLTVTPTFSICPVHGYLAGEHEFCPRCDEAALQKAATKSCGGCGG, encoded by the coding sequence ATGCCCCTGACACGGACCGCCCCTCTTCCCGCCAGTCTGCGCAAACGCAACGGCGCCTCTGCTGCCTTCGATGCCAGCAAGATCGAACGCGCCATTGCCGCCGCCGGTGAGGCCAGCGGCGAGTTCACCGCGCCCCACGCCGGGGAGCTGACCCGTCGCGTGCTGGCCCGCCTGCCGGCCCGGAACGACCTGGACGTGGAGCAGGTGCAGGACGTCGTCGAGCGCGCCCTGATGGAAGCCGGCCACTACCCCACCGCACGCGCCTACATCGTCTACCGCGAACGCCACGGCCGCCTGCGCCGCGAGCGCAAGACGCTGGTGGACGTCGCCGCGTCGATGAACGAATACCTGTCGCGGGAGGACTGGCGGGTGCGCGCCAACGCCAACCAGGGCTATTCCCTGGGCGGGCTGATCCTCAACGTGTCCGGCAAGGTCACCGCCAACTACTGGCTGGACGAGGTCTACAGCGAAGGCATCGCCGTCGCCCACCGCGAAGCCGACCTGCACATCCACGACCTCGACATGCTCGCCGGCTACTGCGCCGGCTGGTCGCTGCGCACCCTGCTCAGCGAGGGCCTGAACGGCGTGCCGGGGCGGGTCGAAGCCGGGCCGCCGAAGCACCTGTCCAGCGCGCTGGGGCAGATGGTCAACTTCCTCGGCACCCTGCAGAACGAGTGGGCCGGCGCCCAGGCCTTCAGCTCCTTCGACACCTACCTGGCGCCCTACGTGCGCAACGACAGCCTGAGTTATCAACAGGTGCGCCAGGCGCTGCAGGAGTTCATCTACAACCTCAACGTGCCCTCGCGCTGGGGCACCCAGACGCCCTTCACCAACCTGACCTTCGACTGGGTCTGCCCGGAAGACCTGCGCGAGCAGATTCCCTACGTCGGCGGAGTGGAAATGCCCTTCGCCTATGGCGAGCTGCAGGCCGAGATGGACCTGATCAACCGCGCCTACATCGAGGTGATGCAGGCCGGCGACGCCCACGGCCGGGTGTTCACCTTCCCGATCCCGACCTACAACATCACCCACGACTTCCCCTGGGACAGCGACAACGCCACGCGCCTCTTCGAGATGACCGCGCGCTACGGCCTGCCGTACTTCCAGAACTTCCTCAACTCGGACATGCAGCCCAACCAGGTGCGCTCCATGTGCTGCCGCCTGCAACTGGACGTGCGCGAGTTGCTCAAGCGCGGCAACGGGCTGTTCGGCTCGGCGGAGCAGACCGGCTCGCTGGGCGTGGTGACCATCAACTGCGGGCGTCTGGGCTATCGCCATCGCGGCGATCTGGTCGGCCTCTACCGGCAGCTCGACTATCTGCTGGAACTGGCCTTCGACAGCCTGGAGGTCAAGCGCAAGGTCATCCAGCAGCACATGGACGCCGGGCTCTACCCCTATACCAAGCGCTACCTGGGCACCCTGCGCAACCACTTCTCCACCATCGGCGTGAACGGCCTGCACGAGATGCTGCGCAACTTCACCGAGGACCGCGAAGGCCTGCACACCGAGGCCGGCCGGCAGATGGCGCTGGAGTTGCTGGACCATGTGCGGGCGCGGCTGGTGCGCTTCCAGGAGGACAGCGGGCACCTCTACAACCTCGAGGCCACGCCCGCCGAAGGCACCACCTACCGCTTCGCCCGCGAGGACCAGAAACGCCACCCGGACATCCTCCAGGCCGGCACACCGGAAGCGCCCTACTACACCAACTCGTCACAGCTGCCGGTAGGCCTCACCGACGACCCGTTCGAGGCCCTCGAGCTGCAGGACGCCCTGCAATGCAAATACACCGGGGGCACGGTGCTGCACCTGTACATGGCCGAGCGCATTTCCAGCGCCGAGGCCTGCAAGACCCTCGTGCGTACCGCCCTCGGGCGCTTCCGCCTGCCCTACCTGACGGTGACGCCGACCTTCTCCATCTGCCCCGTGCACGGCTACCTCGCCGGCGAGCACGAGTTCTGCCCCAGGTGCGACGAAGCCGCGTTGCAGAAAGCCGCGACCAAGAGCTGCGGCGGCTGTGGCGGCTGA
- a CDS encoding NUDIX hydrolase has product MMDGISDKEAAHRAASDAELVAWVNRNDEPRGSLPRAELRERGLIGRGTFILLFNTVGELCVHRRTLSKAIYPGYWDPAAGGMVLADETYAQSAARELEEELGIAGVELREHGSFFFDQPDNRLWCAVFSAVSDAPLKLQPEEVMEARFIDPHQVLAEARAGTPYCPDSLAALRKYLVSF; this is encoded by the coding sequence ATGATGGACGGGATCAGCGACAAGGAAGCCGCCCACCGGGCGGCTTCGGATGCCGAGTTGGTCGCCTGGGTCAACCGGAACGACGAACCCAGGGGCAGCCTGCCGCGCGCGGAGCTGCGCGAGCGCGGGCTGATCGGCCGGGGCACCTTCATCCTGCTGTTCAATACGGTCGGCGAGCTGTGCGTACACCGAAGGACGCTGAGCAAGGCGATCTACCCCGGCTACTGGGATCCGGCCGCCGGCGGCATGGTGCTGGCGGATGAAACCTATGCCCAGTCCGCCGCCCGTGAGTTGGAAGAGGAGCTGGGTATCGCCGGCGTCGAGTTGCGCGAGCATGGTTCGTTCTTCTTCGACCAGCCGGACAACCGCCTCTGGTGCGCGGTGTTCTCCGCCGTTTCCGACGCGCCGCTGAAGTTGCAGCCCGAAGAAGTCATGGAAGCGCGCTTCATCGATCCGCACCAGGTGCTGGCCGAGGCCAGGGCGGGCACGCCGTACTGCCCGGATTCGCTGGCGGCGTTGCGCAAGTACCTGGTGAGTTTCTGA
- a CDS encoding response regulator — protein MNELDDPPLDRLKHHFAQRVIHQARHLLEVWQRLSRSEWSSAGMAELAEACLRLQRYAERFEQAEHADLGRAIDQCLRAVQDNRGRLSSELITELNHLMQRLSRTGLRHGDQFEQTSLPPLRKPVYLALQDQERAERLAQQLEFFGMAAQLCSNASVFRASMAERHPAAIVMEIDFAGPGQGLTLAGEAQTGLRQKLPVLFFSHEDTDTPTRLAAARAGGQDFFSGALDASALLEKIETLTRVAHYEPFRVLIVDDSRAQAAHTERVLNNAGVVTRALTAPLSVMAELAEFQPDLIILDMYMPECLGTELAKVIRQHERYVSVPIIYLSAEDDLDKQLDAMSEGGDDFLTKPIKPRHLIATVRNRAARARSLKARMVRDSLTGLYNHTHTLQLLDDARFRARREGRPLTFAMLDIDHFKKVNDTFGHPMGDRVIKSLALFLKQRLRKTDHIGRYGGEEFAVVLPDTDAASARRVLEEIRQRFADIHYPAQPGDLTCTFSCGIAELDEDMDIKTLAKQADEALYRAKHGGRNRVEVFG, from the coding sequence ATGAACGAGCTCGACGATCCCCCTCTCGACCGCCTCAAGCATCACTTCGCCCAGCGGGTGATCCATCAGGCCCGGCATCTGCTGGAAGTCTGGCAACGCCTGTCGCGTTCGGAGTGGAGCAGCGCCGGGATGGCCGAACTGGCCGAAGCCTGCCTGCGCCTGCAACGTTATGCCGAACGCTTCGAGCAGGCCGAGCACGCCGACCTGGGCAGGGCCATCGACCAGTGCCTGCGCGCCGTGCAGGACAACCGCGGACGCCTCTCCAGCGAGCTGATCACCGAGCTCAACCACCTGATGCAGCGCCTGTCGCGCACCGGCCTGCGCCACGGCGACCAGTTCGAGCAGACCAGCCTGCCGCCGCTGCGCAAGCCGGTCTACCTGGCCCTGCAGGACCAGGAGCGCGCCGAGCGCCTGGCCCAGCAGCTGGAGTTCTTCGGCATGGCCGCGCAGCTCTGCTCGAACGCCAGCGTCTTCCGAGCCAGCATGGCCGAGCGCCACCCGGCAGCCATCGTGATGGAAATCGATTTCGCCGGCCCCGGCCAGGGTCTGACCCTGGCCGGCGAGGCCCAGACCGGGCTCAGGCAGAAACTGCCGGTGCTGTTCTTCAGCCACGAGGACACCGACACCCCGACCCGCCTGGCCGCCGCCCGCGCCGGCGGCCAGGATTTCTTCAGCGGCGCGCTGGACGCCTCCGCCCTGCTGGAGAAGATCGAAACCCTGACCCGCGTCGCGCACTACGAACCCTTCCGCGTGCTGATCGTCGACGACTCGCGGGCCCAGGCCGCGCACACCGAGCGAGTCCTCAACAACGCCGGCGTCGTCACCCGCGCGCTGACCGCGCCGCTGTCGGTGATGGCCGAGCTGGCCGAATTCCAGCCGGACCTGATCATCCTCGACATGTACATGCCCGAGTGCCTGGGCACCGAGCTGGCCAAGGTGATCCGCCAGCACGAGCGCTACGTCAGTGTGCCGATCATCTACCTGTCTGCCGAGGACGACCTGGACAAGCAGCTCGACGCCATGAGCGAGGGCGGCGACGACTTCCTCACCAAGCCGATCAAGCCGCGCCACCTGATCGCCACCGTGCGCAACCGCGCCGCCCGCGCGCGCAGCCTGAAGGCGCGGATGGTGCGCGACAGCCTCACCGGCCTGTACAACCACACCCATACCCTGCAACTGCTCGACGACGCCCGCTTCCGTGCGCGCCGCGAGGGCCGGCCGCTGACCTTCGCGATGCTCGACATCGACCACTTCAAGAAGGTCAACGACACCTTCGGCCATCCGATGGGCGACCGGGTGATCAAGAGCCTGGCGCTGTTCCTCAAGCAGCGCCTGCGCAAGACCGACCACATCGGCCGCTACGGCGGCGAGGAGTTCGCCGTGGTGCTGCCCGACACCGACGCCGCCTCGGCGCGCCGGGTGCTGGAGGAAATCCGCCAGCGCTTCGCCGACATCCACTACCCCGCGCAACCCGGCGACCTGACCTGCACCTTCAGCTGCGGCATCGCCGAACTGGACGAGGACATGGACATCAAGACCCTGGCCAAGCAGGCCGACGAGGCGCTGTACCGCGCCAAGCACGGCGGTCGCAACCGGGTGGAAGTGTTCGGCTGA
- the speB gene encoding agmatinase, with protein MDQAHDNDQAITRDSLYGTSAEATYAGITSFMRRRYSRDLRGVDLVVSGVPFDTATTNRPGSRFGPRAIRAASVQMAWARHFPWEFDPFDHLAVIDYGDCDFDHGVPQETPEVIEAHAARILDAGCALLTLGGDHFISYPLLKAHARKHGPLSLIHFDAHSDTWPDEDCQRIDHGTMFYHAAREGLVDPSRSVQVGLRTTNDDVMGFQVLDAREVHRNTPQAIAERIRERVGDNPVYLTFDIDCLDPAFAPGTGTPVCGGLSSHQALEILRALRGINLVGMDVVEVAPPYDSAEITALAGATLAMEMVCLYAARHKLGER; from the coding sequence ATGGACCAAGCCCACGACAACGACCAGGCCATCACCCGCGATAGCCTTTACGGCACCTCCGCCGAAGCGACCTACGCCGGTATCACCAGCTTCATGCGCCGCCGCTATAGCCGCGACCTGCGCGGCGTCGACCTGGTGGTGAGCGGCGTGCCGTTCGATACCGCCACCACCAACCGTCCCGGCAGCCGCTTCGGACCGCGGGCGATCCGCGCCGCCTCGGTGCAGATGGCCTGGGCCCGGCATTTCCCCTGGGAGTTCGATCCCTTCGACCACCTGGCGGTGATCGACTACGGCGACTGCGATTTCGACCACGGCGTGCCGCAGGAAACCCCGGAAGTCATCGAGGCCCACGCCGCACGCATCCTCGATGCCGGCTGCGCGCTGCTGACCCTGGGCGGCGACCACTTCATCAGCTACCCGCTGCTCAAGGCCCACGCGAGGAAGCACGGCCCGCTGTCGCTGATCCACTTCGACGCCCACAGCGACACCTGGCCGGACGAGGATTGCCAGCGCATCGACCACGGCACCATGTTCTATCACGCCGCCCGCGAGGGACTGGTGGACCCTTCGCGCTCGGTGCAGGTCGGCCTGCGCACCACCAACGACGACGTGATGGGCTTCCAGGTGCTGGACGCCCGCGAGGTGCACCGCAACACGCCGCAGGCCATCGCCGAGCGCATCCGCGAGCGGGTGGGCGACAACCCGGTGTACCTGACCTTCGACATCGACTGCCTCGACCCGGCCTTCGCTCCGGGCACCGGCACGCCGGTGTGTGGCGGGTTGAGTTCGCACCAGGCGCTGGAAATCCTCCGCGCGCTGCGCGGCATCAACCTGGTGGGGATGGACGTGGTGGAAGTCGCGCCGCCCTACGACAGCGCCGAGATCACCGCCCTGGCCGGCGCGACCCTGGCGATGGAGATGGTTTGCCTGTACGCGGCGCGGCACAAGCTCGGCGAGCGTTGA
- a CDS encoding polyamine ABC transporter substrate-binding protein, with protein MIMRAFFRATLAAPLVALLVAVPLQAQERVLNLYNWADYVGADALKRFQAETGIRVKYDTFDSAEVLDSKLMTGASGYDVVFPASSGLARAIQAKAVQPVDSAQLKNFANLDPELLAKLATVDPGNRFGVPYTWGTVGLAINKEAVLKRIPDAPLDSLDLLFKPEYASRLADCGISLIDSPQEVISVALNYLGKPPYSTDAADLAQVRELLAKLQPNVRYVASGKHINDLANGTLCVALTYTGDALMGAAQAKQANKPFEVIYRIPKEGTLIWFDTMAIPVDAPHPQEARAFIDFMLRPESIAELTNTLYFANANQKATPLLAPEVAGDPDIYPPAAMRQKLFGEQLLTLKQQRERTRLWTSFRTRT; from the coding sequence ATGATCATGCGTGCGTTCTTCCGGGCGACTCTTGCGGCCCCCCTTGTCGCGTTGCTCGTAGCCGTGCCCCTGCAGGCACAGGAACGAGTGCTCAACCTGTACAACTGGGCGGATTACGTCGGCGCCGATGCGCTCAAGCGCTTTCAGGCCGAGACCGGCATCCGCGTGAAGTACGACACCTTCGACAGTGCCGAGGTGCTCGACAGCAAGCTGATGACCGGCGCCAGCGGCTACGACGTGGTGTTCCCCGCCAGCAGCGGGCTGGCCCGGGCGATCCAGGCCAAAGCCGTGCAGCCGGTGGACAGCGCGCAGCTGAAGAACTTCGCCAACCTCGACCCGGAGCTGTTGGCCAAGCTGGCCACCGTCGACCCCGGCAACCGCTTCGGCGTGCCCTATACCTGGGGCACCGTGGGCCTGGCGATCAACAAGGAAGCGGTGCTCAAGCGCATCCCCGATGCTCCGCTGGACAGCCTCGACCTGCTGTTCAAGCCCGAATACGCCAGCCGTCTGGCCGACTGCGGCATCTCGCTGATCGACTCGCCCCAGGAAGTCATCAGCGTGGCGCTGAACTACCTGGGCAAGCCGCCCTACAGCACCGACGCGGCCGACCTCGCCCAGGTCCGCGAACTGCTGGCCAAGTTGCAGCCCAATGTGCGCTACGTCGCCAGCGGCAAGCACATCAACGACCTGGCCAACGGCACCCTCTGCGTCGCCCTGACCTACACCGGCGATGCGCTGATGGGGGCCGCGCAGGCGAAGCAGGCGAACAAGCCGTTCGAGGTGATCTACCGGATTCCGAAGGAGGGCACGCTGATCTGGTTCGACACGATGGCCATCCCGGTGGATGCCCCGCACCCGCAGGAGGCCCGCGCCTTCATCGACTTCATGCTGCGCCCGGAGTCCATCGCCGAGCTGACCAACACCCTGTACTTCGCCAACGCCAACCAGAAGGCCACGCCGCTGCTCGCACCCGAGGTGGCTGGCGACCCGGACATCTATCCGCCGGCCGCCATGCGCCAGAAGTTGTTCGGCGAGCAGTTGCTGACCTTGAAGCAGCAGCGCGAGCGCACCCGGCTGTGGACTTCGTTCCGCACCCGCACCTGA
- the speA gene encoding arginine decarboxylase: protein MAARRTRKDDGSNWTVADSRSIYGIRHWGAGYYAINDAGNVEVRPQGADAQPIDLHGLVEQLREAGLSLPLLVRFPDILQDRVRKLTGAFDANIARLEYGSRYTALYPIKVNQQEAVVESIIATQNVSIGLEAGSKPELMAVLALAPKGGTIVCNGYKDREFIKLALMGQKLGHNVFIVIEKESEVQLVIEEAANVGVLPQVGLRVRLSSLASSKWADTGGEKAKFGLSAAQLLSVVERFRAAGLDQGVRLLHFHMGSQIANLADYQHGFKEAIRYYGELRALGLPVDHVDVGGGLGVDYDGTHSRNASSINYDIDDYAGVVVGMLKEFCDAQGLPHPHIFSESGRALTAHHAVLITQVTDVERHNDEVPKITDLAEQPEIVQWLADLLGPTDAEMVTETYWRATHYMSDAAAQYAEGKISLAQKALAEQCYFAICRRLHNQLKAHQRSHRQVLDELNDKLADKYICNFSVFQSLPDTWAIGQVLPILPIHRLGEEPTRRAVLQDLTCDSDGKITQYVDEQSIETSLPVHEVKEGEEYMIGVFLVGAYQEILGDMHNLFGDTDSVNVYQNADGSFYHAGIETHDTIEDMLRYVHLSPEELMTHYRDKVAGAKLTARERTQFLDALRLGLTRSAYLSS from the coding sequence ATGGCCGCTAGACGGACCCGCAAAGACGACGGCAGCAACTGGACCGTGGCAGACAGCCGCAGCATCTACGGAATTCGCCACTGGGGCGCTGGCTACTACGCCATCAACGACGCCGGTAACGTGGAAGTTCGCCCGCAGGGCGCCGATGCCCAGCCGATCGATCTGCACGGGCTGGTCGAGCAACTGCGCGAGGCGGGCCTGTCGCTGCCGCTGCTGGTGCGCTTCCCGGACATCCTCCAGGACCGCGTGCGCAAGCTCACCGGCGCCTTCGACGCCAACATCGCGCGTCTCGAATACGGCAGCCGCTACACCGCGCTGTACCCGATCAAGGTGAACCAGCAGGAAGCGGTGGTGGAAAGCATCATCGCCACGCAGAACGTCTCCATCGGCCTGGAAGCCGGCTCCAAGCCCGAGCTGATGGCCGTGCTGGCGCTGGCGCCCAAGGGCGGCACCATCGTCTGCAACGGCTACAAGGACCGCGAGTTCATCAAGCTGGCGCTGATGGGGCAGAAGCTCGGCCACAACGTGTTCATCGTGATCGAGAAGGAATCCGAGGTGCAGCTGGTGATCGAGGAGGCCGCCAACGTGGGCGTGCTGCCCCAGGTCGGCCTGCGCGTGCGGCTGTCTTCGCTGGCGTCCTCCAAGTGGGCGGACACCGGTGGCGAGAAGGCCAAGTTCGGTCTGTCCGCCGCGCAGCTGCTGTCGGTGGTCGAGCGCTTCCGCGCCGCCGGCCTGGACCAGGGTGTGCGCCTGCTGCACTTCCACATGGGGTCGCAGATCGCCAACCTGGCCGACTACCAGCACGGCTTCAAGGAAGCCATCCGCTACTACGGCGAACTGCGTGCCCTTGGCCTGCCGGTGGACCACGTGGACGTCGGCGGCGGCCTGGGTGTGGACTACGACGGCACCCACTCGCGCAACGCCAGCTCGATCAACTACGACATCGACGACTACGCCGGTGTGGTGGTGGGCATGCTCAAGGAGTTCTGCGACGCGCAGGGCCTGCCGCATCCGCACATCTTCTCCGAGAGCGGCCGCGCGCTGACCGCGCACCACGCGGTGCTGATCACCCAGGTCACCGACGTCGAGCGCCACAACGACGAAGTGCCGAAGATCACCGACCTCGCCGAACAGCCGGAGATCGTCCAGTGGCTGGCCGACCTGCTCGGCCCGACCGATGCCGAGATGGTCACCGAGACCTACTGGCGCGCCACCCACTACATGAGCGACGCCGCCGCGCAGTACGCCGAGGGCAAGATCAGCCTGGCGCAGAAGGCCCTGGCCGAGCAGTGCTACTTCGCCATCTGCCGTCGCCTGCACAACCAGCTCAAGGCGCACCAGCGCTCGCACCGCCAGGTGCTCGACGAGCTCAACGACAAGCTGGCCGACAAGTACATCTGCAACTTCTCGGTGTTCCAGAGCCTACCCGACACCTGGGCCATCGGCCAGGTGCTGCCGATCCTGCCGATCCATCGCCTGGGCGAGGAGCCGACCCGCCGCGCAGTGCTGCAGGACCTGACCTGCGACTCCGACGGCAAGATCACCCAGTACGTCGACGAGCAGAGCATCGAGACCAGCCTGCCGGTGCACGAGGTGAAGGAAGGCGAGGAGTACATGATCGGCGTGTTCCTGGTCGGCGCGTACCAGGAAATCCTCGGCGACATGCACAACCTGTTCGGCGACACCGACTCGGTGAACGTCTACCAGAACGCCGACGGCAGCTTCTACCACGCCGGCATCGAGACCCACGACACCATCGAGGACATGCTGCGCTACGTGCACCTGTCGCCCGAGGAACTGATGACCCACTACCGCGACAAGGTCGCCGGGGCCAAGCTCACCGCGCGCGAGCGTACCCAGTTCCTCGACGCGCTGCGCCTGGGGCTGACCCGCTCGGCTTACCTGTCGTCCTGA
- a CDS encoding translation initiation factor Sui1 produces the protein MVKKASSLSALGGLVYSTDSGRHCPDCNQPIGACICKQAEIPAGDGIARVRRETKGRGGKTVTTVTGVPLAADALKDLATALKKRCGTGGALKDGIIEIQGDHVDLLLEELTKRGLKAKKSGG, from the coding sequence GTGGTCAAGAAAGCATCCTCCCTGTCCGCCTTGGGCGGGCTCGTCTACTCCACTGATTCCGGCCGGCATTGCCCGGACTGCAATCAGCCCATTGGCGCGTGCATCTGCAAGCAGGCCGAGATTCCGGCCGGCGATGGCATCGCTCGCGTGCGTCGGGAAACCAAGGGCCGCGGTGGCAAGACCGTGACCACGGTGACCGGCGTGCCGCTGGCGGCCGATGCGCTGAAGGACCTGGCCACGGCGCTGAAGAAGCGTTGCGGCACGGGTGGGGCACTCAAGGACGGCATCATCGAGATCCAGGGCGACCACGTCGACCTGCTGCTCGAAGAGCTGACCAAGCGCGGCCTCAAGGCGAAGAAATCCGGCGGCTGA
- a CDS encoding DUF2333 family protein has protein sequence MWNWKKRGSVRDRVDDSVDDVRAYFGGPWLSRVLGGLLGVYLLVCGVVGWYWSQEPGLFPVQQNAQAAAERSGRQMVIGYTTVETLKEVVATLLDKSGGYLSNDIFPPGLWLDNMPSWEYGALVQVRDLSRALRKDFARSQSQSTEDADLARAEPRFNFDNKSWALPSSESEYGEGIKSLDRYLARLSADPAGAQFYPRADSLNNWLGDVSTRLGSLSQRLSASVGRVKLNTNIKPTAPVVPGEAPQVEEELQETPWLQIDNVFYEARGQAWALSHILRAIEVDFADVLAKKNATVSVRQIIRELEAAQAPLWSPMVLNGSGFGVLANHSLVMANYISRANAAIIDLRQLLAQG, from the coding sequence ATGTGGAACTGGAAGAAACGCGGCTCCGTGCGTGATCGCGTCGATGACTCGGTGGACGACGTGCGCGCCTACTTCGGCGGGCCCTGGCTGAGCCGAGTGCTCGGCGGTCTGCTGGGCGTCTACCTGCTGGTCTGCGGTGTGGTCGGCTGGTACTGGAGCCAGGAGCCTGGTCTCTTCCCCGTGCAGCAGAACGCCCAGGCCGCGGCCGAGCGTTCCGGCCGCCAGATGGTGATCGGCTACACCACGGTGGAAACCCTCAAGGAAGTGGTCGCCACGCTGCTGGACAAGTCGGGCGGCTATCTCTCCAACGACATCTTCCCGCCGGGCCTGTGGCTGGACAACATGCCCAGCTGGGAATACGGCGCCCTGGTCCAGGTGCGTGACCTGTCCCGCGCGCTACGCAAGGACTTCGCCCGCTCCCAGTCGCAGTCCACCGAGGACGCCGACCTGGCGCGCGCCGAACCGCGCTTCAACTTCGACAACAAGAGCTGGGCGCTGCCGTCCTCCGAGTCGGAGTACGGCGAAGGCATCAAGTCGCTGGACCGCTACCTGGCGCGTCTGTCCGCCGACCCCGCGGGCGCGCAGTTCTATCCCCGCGCCGACAGCCTGAACAACTGGCTGGGTGACGTCTCCACCCGCCTGGGCTCGCTGTCCCAGCGTCTCTCGGCCAGCGTCGGCCGGGTGAAGCTCAACACCAACATCAAGCCCACCGCGCCGGTGGTGCCGGGCGAGGCGCCGCAGGTCGAGGAAGAGCTGCAGGAAACCCCGTGGCTGCAGATCGACAACGTATTCTACGAAGCCCGTGGCCAGGCCTGGGCGCTGTCGCACATCCTGCGCGCTATCGAGGTGGACTTCGCCGACGTGCTGGCGAAGAAGAACGCCACCGTCAGCGTGCGCCAGATCATCCGCGAGCTGGAGGCCGCCCAGGCGCCGCTGTGGAGCCCGATGGTGCTCAATGGCAGCGGCTTCGGCGTGCTGGCCAACCACTCGCTGGTGATGGCCAACTACATCTCCCGCGCCAACGCCGCGATCATCGACCTGCGCCAATTGCTGGCCCAGGGCTGA